One region of Turicibacter bilis genomic DNA includes:
- a CDS encoding peptidylprolyl isomerase yields the protein MEIKDFGTIQAELYPHIAPNTVNNFISLINQGFYNGLTIHRIEKGFVLQGGDPNGIGTGGPGYAIAGEFINNGFQNDLKHTEGVLSMARTNQPDSAGSQFFIMLDDAPHLDGHYAAFGRVTSGMDVAHDIEVAGTSNGPVVIESMTVNTYGIEYSAPDVIQ from the coding sequence ATGGAAATTAAGGATTTCGGAACCATTCAAGCTGAACTATATCCGCATATTGCACCGAATACCGTGAATAACTTTATCTCATTAATTAATCAAGGGTTTTATAATGGACTAACTATTCACCGAATTGAAAAAGGATTTGTTTTACAAGGGGGCGATCCAAATGGAATTGGAACGGGTGGACCAGGTTATGCGATTGCTGGAGAATTCATCAATAATGGATTCCAAAATGATTTAAAACATACGGAAGGTGTGTTATCGATGGCTCGCACCAACCAACCAGATAGTGCAGGAAGTCAATTCTTTATTATGTTAGATGATGCACCTCATTTAGATGGTCATTATGCAGCCTTTGGGCGAGTCACATCTGGAATGGATGTTGCACATGATATTGAAGTAGCGGGAACAAGTAATGGACCAGTTGTGATTGAGTCAATGACAGTTAACACTTATGGAATTGAATATTCTGCACCAGACGTTATTCAATAA
- a CDS encoding LysM peptidoglycan-binding domain-containing protein — translation MKIHIVQRNDTFQSIAEKYNVSVQDLIGMNTHINHLTGLVPGLKVKVPSPARKEESNVAQHIQKYYPNLDTSPIELKTVTTVEPEPVVVKQEAPIVQQVQQVEQVQQVQQAQPAPVQQVQQAQQVQQPTPTQVTKVKEEAIPVPLKPIQTEVPIQPNDGVKVGIGGVAASVEQYNVSVNQKNYQQSNQTTAQTQTQGVAAQPLPYPLPLTPSMLYSPYKPSCSSGPMPYPAPYANPYAVGPYVNPYPVSYGTPYGAAPYGMRSPQDERFFIGGFGYPFFGGWGWGGYYPYYGGWGWGGYPSYGGWYRNPYL, via the coding sequence ATGAAAATCCACATTGTACAGAGAAACGACACGTTTCAATCGATTGCGGAGAAATACAATGTCAGTGTTCAAGATTTGATTGGGATGAATACTCATATCAATCATTTAACTGGCCTTGTACCTGGATTAAAAGTCAAAGTTCCTTCACCTGCCCGAAAAGAAGAATCAAATGTCGCACAACACATTCAAAAATATTATCCGAATTTAGATACTAGCCCTATTGAACTTAAGACTGTTACAACAGTTGAACCTGAACCGGTTGTGGTGAAGCAAGAAGCACCTATTGTACAGCAAGTGCAACAAGTTGAACAGGTGCAACAAGTGCAGCAAGCTCAACCGGCACCTGTTCAACAGGTCCAACAGGCACAACAAGTGCAACAACCAACACCGACTCAAGTGACAAAGGTGAAAGAAGAAGCGATTCCAGTTCCGCTAAAACCTATCCAGACGGAGGTTCCGATACAACCGAATGATGGCGTAAAAGTTGGAATAGGAGGAGTTGCTGCTAGTGTTGAACAATATAACGTTTCGGTGAATCAAAAAAACTATCAACAATCTAATCAAACAACAGCTCAAACACAAACACAGGGAGTAGCTGCGCAACCTCTTCCTTATCCATTGCCTCTGACACCATCTATGCTTTATTCACCTTATAAACCAAGCTGTTCGTCAGGTCCAATGCCTTATCCGGCACCATATGCGAATCCTTATGCTGTTGGTCCATACGTTAACCCTTATCCAGTTTCTTATGGAACTCCATATGGGGCTGCCCCATATGGGATGAGAAGTCCACAAGATGAGCGTTTCTTTATCGGTGGATTTGGTTATCCATTCTTCGGTGGATGGGGATGGGGAGGCTACTATCCATATTATGGTGGATGGGGATGGGGAGGTTATCCTTCTTACGGTGGATGGTATCGAAACCCTTATCTATAA
- the obgE gene encoding GTPase ObgE: MFIDQVKLKVTAGNGGNGAVAFRREKYIANGGPAGGDGGNGGSVVFVADEGLSTLLDLRYNRVLQAKNGENGMAKSCHGKNSDDLVVKVPVGTIVYDNSTNLIIADLTENGQRAIIAKGGRGGRGNIHFATPRNTAPELAENGELGQKREVRVELKVLADVGLVGFPSVGKSTLISVVSACKPKIAAYHFTTLVPNLGVVGVPDGRSFVMADLPGLIEGAASGAGLGHQFLRHIERTRVILHVIDMSGMEGRDPYEDYVTINNELAQYRYKLLERPQIVVANKMDIGDAEENLKAFKEKVGDDVTIVEISAATRQGIDQLLYKTADLLEKTPQFPLYDEDEVEQSVTYKFKPEEAKFHISRGDDGVYVVTGAHVEKIFHQTDFNREASVMRFARQLRQIGVDQALRDLGVEDGDLVRILNFEFEFKD; the protein is encoded by the coding sequence TTGTTTATCGATCAAGTCAAACTTAAAGTGACGGCTGGTAACGGTGGAAACGGTGCCGTAGCTTTCCGTCGTGAAAAATATATTGCTAACGGTGGTCCTGCTGGTGGTGACGGTGGAAACGGTGGTAGCGTCGTTTTCGTTGCTGACGAAGGATTATCAACATTATTAGATTTACGTTATAACCGTGTCTTACAAGCTAAAAACGGTGAAAATGGGATGGCGAAAAGCTGCCATGGTAAAAACTCAGACGATTTAGTCGTAAAAGTTCCAGTTGGAACAATCGTTTATGATAACAGCACGAACTTAATCATTGCGGATTTAACTGAAAATGGTCAACGTGCGATTATCGCAAAAGGAGGACGTGGAGGACGTGGAAATATCCACTTCGCAACACCTCGTAATACAGCGCCAGAACTTGCTGAAAATGGTGAGTTAGGGCAAAAACGTGAAGTTCGCGTTGAATTAAAAGTATTAGCTGACGTTGGATTAGTTGGATTCCCAAGTGTCGGGAAATCAACATTAATCTCAGTTGTTTCAGCATGTAAACCAAAAATTGCAGCATACCACTTCACAACATTAGTTCCTAACTTAGGAGTTGTTGGAGTTCCTGATGGTCGTTCATTCGTTATGGCCGATTTACCAGGATTAATCGAAGGCGCTGCGAGTGGTGCAGGACTTGGACATCAATTCTTACGCCATATTGAACGCACTCGTGTTATCTTACACGTCATTGATATGTCAGGTATGGAAGGACGAGATCCTTATGAAGATTACGTAACTATCAATAACGAGTTAGCACAATACCGTTACAAATTATTAGAACGTCCTCAAATTGTCGTTGCTAATAAAATGGATATCGGTGATGCAGAAGAAAACCTAAAAGCGTTCAAAGAAAAAGTTGGAGATGACGTGACAATCGTTGAAATTTCAGCGGCAACTCGTCAAGGAATCGACCAATTATTATACAAAACAGCTGATTTATTAGAGAAAACACCTCAATTCCCATTATATGATGAGGATGAAGTGGAGCAATCAGTAACATATAAATTCAAACCTGAAGAAGCGAAATTCCATATCTCTCGTGGAGATGATGGAGTATACGTTGTTACAGGAGCGCACGTGGAAAAAATCTTCCATCAAACAGACTTCAACCGTGAAGCATCAGTTATGCGATTTGCACGTCAATTACGTCAAATCGGTGTTGATCAAGCCTTACGTGACCTTGGAGTGGAAGATGGAGATCTTGTACGTATCCTTAACTTTGAGTTCGAATTCAAAGACTAA
- a CDS encoding PepSY domain-containing protein — protein MKKYRHYLLIGGALLALTACSNTKSSTTTQTPTNNGTVNETGTTQVKGGDMPIEDILIQARKSIGNGIVTSVDYEVGHPNYYEVDIYVENQKYELQFDALTGEIFKQEQTSENPTILDGVNISIDEAISIAAAQSNGGLVHSIHLQPKEIGVVYEATAIKNNKEQKIEISATDGKVISFEEEVND, from the coding sequence ATGAAAAAATATAGACATTATTTATTAATTGGGGGAGCTCTTTTAGCATTAACGGCTTGTTCAAATACAAAGTCTTCAACCACGACTCAAACCCCAACTAATAATGGAACAGTTAATGAAACGGGTACTACGCAAGTTAAAGGCGGTGATATGCCAATTGAAGATATCTTAATTCAAGCTCGAAAATCCATTGGAAATGGAATTGTGACAAGTGTTGATTATGAGGTAGGTCACCCAAATTATTATGAAGTTGATATTTATGTTGAAAATCAGAAATATGAACTTCAATTTGATGCGCTAACTGGAGAAATTTTTAAACAAGAACAAACATCAGAAAATCCAACTATTTTAGATGGAGTGAATATTTCGATTGATGAAGCGATCTCAATTGCGGCTGCTCAATCAAATGGTGGGCTTGTTCATTCAATTCATTTACAACCAAAAGAAATTGGTGTTGTTTATGAAGCAACAGCCATTAAAAATAATAAAGAACAAAAAATTGAAATTAGTGCTACTGATGGAAAAGTGATTTCATTTGAAGAAGAAGTGAATGATTAA
- a CDS encoding pectinesterase family protein, whose product MLIVALDGSGDFQSIQAAIDSLKGKDPTTIFIKRGVYHEKLYLNHSHVTFIGEDAESTVITFDDYAKKVLADGTLLQTFRSYTMFIHGNHLTFSNLTFENKSGKGKDVGQAIALYVDGDCIHFKDCCFLGNQDTLFTAPLPSTPVIPGSFIGPGEYFPRKVGRHYYERCYLRGDIDFIFGGATAYFENCIIFSNALDGFSYVTAASTPKEEAYGYVFNHCKLVSNAPKGSVFLGRPWRRFAHVAFLNCYLGPHIHAAGWDDWGKIDAHDSIKFYEFQNFGPGAKSHQRVNFSKELSPEEAVFYKKEKVLGNWDPN is encoded by the coding sequence ATGCTAATTGTAGCGTTAGATGGTAGTGGAGACTTTCAATCAATTCAAGCCGCCATTGATTCATTAAAAGGAAAAGATCCTACCACTATTTTTATTAAACGAGGTGTTTATCATGAAAAGCTGTATCTGAATCATTCTCATGTCACCTTTATCGGTGAAGATGCAGAAAGTACCGTGATTACATTTGATGATTATGCTAAAAAGGTATTAGCAGATGGAACTTTATTACAAACATTTAGAAGCTATACGATGTTTATTCATGGGAATCACCTTACATTTTCTAACCTAACGTTTGAAAACAAGTCTGGAAAGGGGAAAGATGTAGGTCAAGCAATCGCCTTGTATGTTGATGGGGATTGTATTCATTTTAAAGATTGCTGCTTTTTAGGAAATCAAGATACTTTATTTACGGCTCCACTCCCATCTACTCCAGTTATTCCTGGCTCTTTTATTGGACCTGGTGAGTATTTTCCAAGAAAAGTCGGTCGGCATTATTACGAACGATGTTATTTACGAGGAGATATTGATTTTATCTTTGGTGGAGCAACAGCTTATTTTGAGAACTGTATAATTTTTTCAAATGCCCTAGATGGATTTAGTTATGTGACAGCCGCATCGACACCTAAAGAAGAAGCTTACGGTTATGTCTTTAATCACTGTAAGTTAGTCAGTAATGCCCCAAAAGGATCTGTCTTTTTAGGACGACCTTGGCGAAGGTTTGCACATGTGGCATTTTTAAACTGTTATTTAGGTCCTCATATCCATGCAGCGGGATGGGATGACTGGGGAAAAATCGATGCTCATGATTCTATTAAGTTTTATGAATTTCAAAATTTTGGTCCTGGTGCGAAATCTCATCAACGAGTCAATTTCTCTAAAGAATTGTCGCCCGAAGAAGCCGTATTTTATAAAAAAGAAAAAGTATTAGGAAATTGGGATCCAAACTAA